The proteins below come from a single Phycisphaeraceae bacterium genomic window:
- a CDS encoding isoleucine--tRNA ligase, translated as MSEKSAPSAQSSARDYKKSLNLPTTTFAMKANLVQNEPASQKRWEQEGLYGRLRAQGTGKSRGTFNFHDGPPYANGSIHLGHLMNKCLKDFVVRTRTMMGYDCPYVPGWDCHGLPIEHKVMTELVESGKAAKLDTLADDVRRMAIRRECQKYAEKFQKLQASQMKRLLTLADYDKPYLTMSPDYEGATLEVLAELLKQGLVYRALKPVHWSIANETALAEAELEYQDREDLSVYVDFEALDAGKVYDAFNLSADDRPTQTPSFMIWTTTPWTLPANVAVAVQEKAEYALVRVDGNITVLAADLVERVTKNAGAEAVEVLAVTRGEKLLGLRYKHPFVTRVPECGLGHICSVEVVWSLVSADYVTLEDGTGLVHTAPGHGAEDYQTGLKHGLPIYCPVLGNGRYDDTAPEHLRGVSIWDANESIAKQLRDSGHLFHSERFSHSYPHDWRSKTPVIFRCTEQWFVSVEKPSRHCDLSLRQLALRCVDINEIEDRGLQYPEARATLDSRKERRAAEQAETRQLQEELASGEDESRPLDPSQKRDLFRGIKDVRCVTFIPAWGRNRMRGMLESRPDWCISRQRAWGLPIPAFEFENGEVLMTEASTRAVARVFRAKGSDSWFQLSPAELLADYDSKADVDAPESVRSGEVRLESARKGGDILDVWFESGSSWNAVMRERFGDAAFPTDLYLEGSDQHRGWFQLSLLTSLGAQGVAPFKTLLTHGFMVDKDGRKLSKSAGHTIESLFEHYGADVMRWWVCSLSYENDVKVDDEFFKLAGESYRKVRNTLRFMLSNLNDIDASSVAPTLASIEPTSLDAWVLAEFDALAGRVIGAYERYDFRAAHAALYDFCNDTLSAVYLAAVKDRLYCDRIDAPRRRRTQATLHALTDGLCRLLAPVMCHTADEAYGALYKGAGDACVHTREFLASVGVKAHVAWADVLRLRDEVMLALEAAKKTGLDNPLDAWVEVGAGSSGEASAWDTLAHFDPADLADLCGVSRVMVQPGGKSLRIINARERFEAGDASAARCERSWKRDGTVRERSDGGMLSDRDAQAVGQA; from the coding sequence ATGAGTGAAAAAAGCGCACCGAGCGCGCAAAGCAGCGCCCGCGACTACAAGAAATCGCTGAATCTGCCAACGACAACATTCGCGATGAAGGCGAATCTCGTGCAGAACGAACCGGCGAGCCAGAAGCGATGGGAGCAGGAAGGGCTGTACGGGCGGCTGCGCGCACAAGGCACGGGCAAGTCGCGCGGAACTTTCAACTTTCACGACGGTCCCCCCTACGCAAATGGTTCGATCCATCTCGGGCACCTGATGAACAAGTGCCTGAAGGATTTTGTCGTGCGTACTCGGACGATGATGGGCTATGACTGCCCCTATGTGCCGGGGTGGGATTGTCACGGCCTGCCGATCGAGCACAAGGTGATGACCGAACTTGTCGAGAGTGGCAAGGCAGCCAAACTCGATACGCTGGCGGACGATGTGCGACGAATGGCGATCCGACGTGAGTGCCAGAAGTATGCGGAGAAGTTTCAGAAGTTGCAGGCGTCGCAGATGAAGCGACTCCTCACACTGGCTGACTACGACAAGCCCTACCTGACAATGTCGCCAGACTATGAAGGGGCGACGCTGGAGGTGCTGGCCGAACTTCTCAAGCAAGGCCTCGTCTATCGCGCCCTCAAACCCGTCCATTGGTCCATCGCCAACGAAACCGCCCTCGCCGAAGCCGAACTCGAATATCAGGACCGCGAAGACCTGTCGGTCTATGTTGATTTTGAAGCCCTCGACGCAGGCAAGGTCTACGACGCCTTCAACCTCAGCGCCGACGATCGCCCCACCCAGACACCGAGTTTCATGATCTGGACAACGACGCCCTGGACGCTTCCGGCCAATGTTGCGGTTGCGGTGCAGGAGAAGGCGGAGTATGCCCTGGTTCGTGTTGATGGCAACATTACCGTGCTCGCCGCGGATCTGGTCGAGCGCGTGACGAAAAACGCCGGGGCTGAAGCCGTCGAAGTGCTGGCCGTCACCCGCGGCGAAAAACTCCTCGGCCTGCGATACAAGCATCCATTCGTCACGCGAGTACCCGAATGTGGACTCGGACACATCTGTAGCGTCGAAGTCGTCTGGTCGCTCGTCAGCGCCGACTATGTGACGCTCGAAGACGGCACGGGGCTCGTGCATACAGCACCAGGTCACGGTGCCGAGGATTATCAGACGGGGCTCAAGCATGGGCTGCCGATCTATTGCCCGGTGCTGGGCAATGGTCGCTATGACGACACAGCCCCGGAGCACTTGCGCGGCGTGAGCATCTGGGATGCCAACGAATCAATCGCCAAACAGTTGCGCGATAGCGGCCACCTCTTCCACAGCGAGCGCTTTTCGCACTCGTATCCGCACGACTGGCGCAGCAAAACCCCCGTCATCTTCCGCTGCACCGAGCAATGGTTCGTCAGCGTCGAGAAGCCGTCGCGCCATTGCGATTTGTCGCTCCGTCAGCTTGCTTTACGATGTGTCGACATCAACGAGATCGAGGATCGCGGATTGCAATATCCCGAGGCTCGCGCGACGCTCGATTCCCGCAAAGAGCGCCGAGCGGCCGAGCAGGCCGAAACTCGACAATTACAGGAAGAACTCGCTTCCGGCGAGGATGAGAGTCGCCCTCTCGACCCATCGCAAAAACGGGACTTGTTTCGTGGCATCAAAGATGTGCGATGCGTGACATTCATCCCCGCCTGGGGCCGCAACCGCATGCGCGGCATGCTGGAGAGTCGCCCCGACTGGTGCATCAGTCGTCAGCGTGCGTGGGGGTTGCCGATCCCGGCGTTCGAGTTCGAGAATGGCGAGGTGCTGATGACCGAGGCCTCGACTCGAGCGGTGGCGCGCGTGTTTCGGGCGAAGGGTTCGGACTCATGGTTCCAGTTGTCGCCGGCAGAGTTACTCGCCGACTATGACTCCAAGGCCGATGTCGACGCGCCCGAGTCGGTGCGATCCGGCGAGGTGCGCCTCGAGAGCGCGCGCAAAGGCGGCGACATCCTCGACGTCTGGTTCGAATCCGGGTCATCGTGGAATGCGGTGATGCGCGAGCGCTTCGGCGATGCTGCATTCCCGACCGATCTGTATCTCGAAGGCTCCGACCAGCATCGCGGCTGGTTTCAATTGTCGCTGCTCACGAGCCTGGGCGCGCAGGGTGTCGCGCCGTTCAAGACGCTGCTGACACACGGGTTCATGGTCGACAAGGACGGCCGCAAACTGAGCAAGAGCGCCGGACACACCATCGAGAGCCTGTTCGAGCATTATGGCGCCGACGTGATGCGATGGTGGGTGTGCAGCCTGAGTTATGAAAACGATGTCAAAGTCGATGACGAGTTCTTCAAACTGGCGGGCGAGAGTTATCGCAAGGTGCGCAATACGCTGCGCTTCATGCTGAGCAATCTCAACGACATTGACGCCTCTTCCGTCGCGCCGACCCTGGCCTCGATCGAGCCGACCTCGCTCGATGCGTGGGTGCTGGCCGAATTTGACGCGCTGGCCGGGCGCGTGATCGGGGCGTACGAGCGGTATGACTTCCGCGCGGCGCATGCGGCGCTGTATGACTTCTGCAATGACACCCTCAGCGCGGTGTACTTGGCTGCGGTCAAAGATCGGCTGTACTGCGATCGCATCGATGCCCCGCGGCGGAGGCGGACGCAGGCGACGCTGCACGCTCTGACCGACGGCCTCTGCCGCCTGCTCGCGCCGGTGATGTGTCACACGGCTGATGAAGCGTACGGCGCTCTGTACAAGGGCGCTGGCGATGCGTGTGTACATACGCGCGAGTTCCTGGCGTCTGTTGGCGTGAAGGCCCATGTTGCGTGGGCCGATGTGCTGCGGCTGCGCGATGAGGTGATGCTCGCTCTCGAAGCCGCGAAGAAGACCGGTCTGGACAACCCGCTTGATGCGTGGGTCGAAGTTGGTGCAGGCTCGTCGGGTGAGGCGAGCGCATGGGACACTCTTGCACACTTCGACCCTGCCGATCTGGCCGACCTCTGCGGCGTCAGCCGCGTCATGGTGCAACCGGGCGGCAAGAGTCTGCGCATCATCAACGCGCGCGAGCGCTTTGAAGCGGGCGATGCCTCGGCGGCACGCTGCGAACGCTCATGGAAGCGCGACGGCACTGTGCGTGAGCGATCTGACGGCGGGATGCTCTCTGATCGTGATGCGCAGGCGGTAGGTCAGGCATAA
- the ribD gene encoding bifunctional diaminohydroxyphosphoribosylaminopyrimidine deaminase/5-amino-6-(5-phosphoribosylamino)uracil reductase RibD has protein sequence MHHDPDKTMLNLAARLARRGEGLVEPNPMVGAVIVAPDGRLIGLGHHRRFGGLHAEREALANCRARGHDPRGSTMYITLEPCCHTGKQPPCTEAVIEAGIAEVVYARPDPGEISGGGAAILRDAGVRVRQSDASMAAIAASDAFVKRTQKNLPWIIAKWAQTIDGRIATRTGQSQWISNERSRRRVHQLRARVDAILTGMGTVEADDPLLTARGVHIRRVAQRVVIDRDLTINPQSLLVQSARQHPTIVACAKELIVADIVAARREALEAAGVWLLGVPEDVRGLHLPLLFETLATRCDVSRVLVESGPGLLGSLFELDLVDEAVVYVAPMLLGDDLAKSVASGRVASSLAEGRRFNLVSTKRLGDDVELVYRRVREASEGTYE, from the coding sequence ATGCACCATGACCCGGACAAAACAATGCTCAATCTGGCGGCGCGGCTGGCGCGGCGGGGAGAGGGGCTTGTCGAGCCGAACCCAATGGTCGGTGCGGTAATCGTCGCGCCGGATGGGCGCCTCATCGGGCTCGGGCATCATCGTCGCTTCGGCGGTCTGCACGCCGAACGTGAGGCTCTTGCCAACTGTCGCGCCCGTGGGCACGATCCACGCGGGAGCACGATGTACATCACGCTTGAGCCTTGCTGCCATACCGGCAAACAGCCACCGTGCACAGAAGCGGTGATCGAAGCTGGAATCGCCGAGGTGGTGTATGCGCGGCCCGACCCTGGAGAAATTTCGGGCGGCGGCGCCGCGATCCTGCGTGATGCTGGCGTGCGCGTGCGGCAGAGTGACGCAAGCATGGCGGCCATTGCTGCAAGTGATGCTTTCGTGAAGCGCACTCAGAAAAATTTGCCGTGGATCATCGCCAAGTGGGCTCAGACAATCGACGGTCGCATCGCGACGCGCACGGGCCAGAGCCAGTGGATCAGCAACGAGCGGTCGCGGCGTCGCGTGCACCAATTGCGGGCCAGGGTTGACGCGATACTGACAGGAATGGGTACAGTCGAAGCTGATGATCCGCTCCTGACGGCGCGTGGTGTGCATATACGACGGGTCGCGCAGCGCGTCGTGATTGATCGCGATCTGACGATCAACCCTCAGAGCCTGCTCGTGCAATCCGCCAGGCAGCACCCGACTATCGTCGCGTGCGCCAAGGAACTGATCGTGGCCGATATCGTCGCGGCAAGACGCGAAGCGCTCGAGGCGGCTGGCGTGTGGCTGCTGGGCGTGCCCGAAGATGTCCGAGGCCTGCATCTTCCGCTGCTTTTCGAGACGCTGGCAACGCGATGCGACGTGAGCCGCGTACTGGTCGAGTCGGGACCGGGGCTTCTGGGGTCCCTCTTTGAACTGGATCTTGTGGATGAAGCGGTGGTGTATGTTGCTCCAATGCTGTTGGGCGATGACCTGGCGAAGTCGGTTGCTTCTGGCCGCGTGGCATCATCACTTGCCGAGGGGAGGCGGTTCAATTTGGTGTCTACCAAGAGGCTGGGTGATGATGTGGAACTGGTATATCGGCGAGTTCGTGAGGCGAGCGAGGGTACATATGAGTAA